The Burkholderia mallei ATCC 23344 genome has a window encoding:
- a CDS encoding phosphate/phosphite/phosphonate ABC transporter substrate-binding protein, which yields MTRWIAGLPMYNVTPRHAALWRSLLRDALHAFARAGGPADVTLLGEPSGEPDGELLPLWRRGDLLLSQTCGYPYRMLGVGDAVHLIATPVFDAAGCDGPRYCSMLAVSAGAHARGATTLAACRGLRAACNGDDSHSGMNALRHAIAPHARGGRFFSAVTRTGSHLSALRALDAGAADLAAIDCVTLAYVRDALPARLRRVRIIGATAAAPGLPFIASRALAGEHVGALRDALDAAVAIDAERARALRLRGFARLAPDAYAEIERFEREAVALGYPALA from the coding sequence ATGACCCGATGGATCGCCGGACTGCCGATGTACAACGTGACGCCGCGGCACGCCGCGCTGTGGCGATCGCTGCTGCGCGACGCGCTGCACGCGTTCGCGCGCGCGGGCGGCCCGGCCGACGTCACGCTGCTCGGCGAGCCGTCGGGCGAGCCTGACGGCGAGTTGCTGCCGCTGTGGCGCCGCGGCGATCTGCTGCTGTCGCAGACGTGCGGCTATCCGTATCGAATGCTCGGCGTGGGTGATGCGGTCCATCTGATCGCCACGCCCGTCTTCGACGCCGCCGGCTGCGACGGCCCGCGCTACTGCAGCATGCTCGCCGTGTCGGCCGGCGCGCACGCGCGCGGCGCGACGACGCTCGCCGCGTGCCGCGGCCTGCGCGCCGCCTGCAACGGCGACGATTCGCACAGCGGAATGAACGCGTTACGCCATGCAATCGCGCCGCACGCGCGCGGCGGACGTTTCTTCTCGGCCGTCACGCGCACCGGCTCGCACCTGAGCGCGCTACGCGCGCTCGACGCGGGCGCGGCCGATCTCGCCGCGATCGATTGCGTGACGCTCGCCTACGTGCGCGATGCGCTGCCGGCGCGGCTTCGGCGCGTGCGGATCATCGGCGCGACGGCGGCGGCGCCGGGGTTGCCGTTCATCGCGTCGCGCGCGCTGGCCGGCGAACACGTCGGCGCGCTTCGCGATGCGCTCGATGCGGCGGTCGCGATCGACGCCGAACGGGCGCGCGCGCTGCGGCTGCGCGGCTTCGCGCGGCTCGCGCCCGATGCTTATGCGGAGATCGAGCGGTTCGAGCGCGAAGCGGTCGCGCTCGGTTATCCGGCGCTCGCGTGA
- a CDS encoding HpcH/HpaI aldolase/citrate lyase family protein produces the protein MKTSNEPVWRSLLYVPAHVPRFVAKAAGCDADALILDLEDSVPPEWKAPARDGLADTVAGLAAVGHEVLVRANGPLEPLVADLRAALAAGVHGIVLPKVRGASHIEAIDELLDALEAEHGIAAGRTRIVAIIETPGAFQAMERIARASPRIAAMMLGGGDFALHCGAEARADVLRVPKQLLVIAARAARVQPLGLVGGLDEIRDLDTFERLARESADLGYAGATCIHPAQVEALNRAFRPSDAAVRAAREIVAAYDDARANGRGALRVGDRMVDAPGVAHARNVLARADAIARRPRRCAAA, from the coding sequence ATGAAAACATCGAACGAGCCGGTCTGGCGCTCGCTGCTCTACGTACCCGCTCACGTGCCGCGCTTCGTCGCGAAGGCGGCCGGCTGCGATGCCGACGCATTGATTCTCGATCTGGAAGACAGCGTGCCGCCCGAATGGAAGGCCCCCGCGCGCGACGGACTCGCCGATACGGTGGCCGGCCTCGCCGCCGTCGGGCACGAGGTGCTCGTGCGCGCGAACGGGCCGCTCGAGCCGCTTGTGGCCGATCTGCGTGCGGCGCTCGCCGCGGGCGTGCACGGCATCGTGCTGCCGAAGGTGCGCGGCGCGTCGCACATCGAAGCGATCGACGAACTGCTCGACGCGCTCGAGGCCGAGCACGGCATCGCGGCGGGCCGCACGCGAATCGTCGCGATCATCGAGACGCCCGGCGCATTCCAGGCGATGGAGCGCATCGCCCGCGCTTCGCCGCGCATCGCCGCGATGATGCTCGGCGGCGGCGATTTCGCGCTGCATTGCGGCGCCGAGGCGCGCGCGGACGTGCTGCGCGTGCCGAAGCAGTTGCTCGTGATCGCCGCGCGCGCGGCTCGCGTGCAGCCGCTCGGGCTCGTCGGCGGGCTCGACGAGATTCGGGATCTCGACACGTTCGAGCGGCTCGCGCGCGAATCGGCGGACCTCGGCTACGCCGGCGCGACGTGCATCCATCCCGCGCAGGTCGAAGCGCTGAACCGCGCGTTTCGCCCGTCCGACGCCGCGGTCCGCGCCGCGCGCGAGATCGTCGCCGCTTACGACGACGCGCGCGCGAACGGCCGCGGCGCGCTGCGCGTCGGCGACAGGATGGTCGACGCGCCGGGCGTCGCGCACGCGCGCAACGTGCTCGCGCGCGCCGACGCGATCGCGCGCCGCCCAAGGCGTTGCGCGGCCGCGTGA
- a CDS encoding IclR family transcriptional regulator yields the protein MTNQTDGGVAAVNRALAALVAFGEAPGGLTLAQVSEASGVNMSTLLRMFESLERFRFIKRLNDGRYVLGPAVFQLGMMYRESFQLREHVMPVLDALGAETGETTAFYVREGDQRVCLFRVHPRRAVRTYLREGDRYPLDVGAAGRVLLAFSGARGGSFDKTAAQGYAVSLGERDPDSAAIACPVFGVGRALIGALSLGVPRFRFNKKVQADYLPRVQAAANALTHALGGDLPPAAGVAQVVDLFGAAHE from the coding sequence ATGACGAATCAAACGGATGGCGGCGTGGCCGCGGTCAATCGGGCGCTGGCGGCGCTCGTCGCGTTCGGCGAAGCGCCGGGCGGCCTGACGCTCGCTCAGGTCAGCGAAGCGTCGGGCGTCAACATGAGCACGTTGCTGCGGATGTTCGAGTCGCTCGAGCGGTTCCGCTTCATCAAACGGCTCAACGACGGCCGCTACGTGCTCGGGCCCGCGGTGTTCCAGCTCGGGATGATGTATCGCGAGTCGTTCCAGTTGCGCGAGCACGTGATGCCCGTGCTCGACGCGCTCGGCGCGGAGACGGGCGAAACCACCGCGTTCTACGTGCGCGAGGGCGACCAGCGCGTATGCCTGTTCCGAGTGCATCCGCGGCGCGCGGTGCGCACTTATCTGCGCGAGGGCGATCGCTATCCGCTCGACGTGGGCGCTGCGGGGCGCGTGCTGCTCGCGTTTTCCGGCGCGCGCGGCGGCAGCTTCGACAAGACGGCCGCGCAGGGCTATGCGGTGTCGCTCGGCGAGCGCGATCCGGACAGCGCGGCGATCGCGTGCCCGGTGTTCGGCGTCGGCCGCGCGCTGATCGGCGCGCTGTCGCTCGGCGTGCCGCGCTTTCGCTTCAACAAGAAGGTGCAGGCCGATTACCTGCCGCGCGTGCAGGCGGCCGCGAACGCGCTCACGCATGCGCTCGGCGGCGATCTGCCGCCGGCGGCGGGCGTCGCGCAGGTCGTCGATCTGTTCGGCGCGGCGCACGAATGA
- a CDS encoding IS3-like element IS407 family transposase (programmed frameshift), producing the protein MKKRFTEQQIIGFLKEAEAGMPVKELCRKHGFSDASFYTWRAKFGGMEVSEARRLKGLEVENARLKKLLAEAMLDMEALKVVVKGKPLSPQAKREAVLAIREKVNISERRACRLVGLSRSVLHYDAKPDHENEVLAARLVKLAHERRRFGYRRLHALVEREGTHANHKRIYRLYREAGLAVRRRRKRHGVMIEREQLALPGAPNEVWSIDFVMDALSNGRRVKCLTVVDDFTKEAVDIVVDHGISGLYVARALDRAARFRGYPKAVRTDQGPEFTSRALDQWAYANGVTLKLIQAGKPTQNAYIESFNGKFRDECLNEHWFTTLAHARAVIAAWRQDYNEQRPHSALNYLAPSEFAAKHRATADAPAAFQELV; encoded by the exons ATGAAGAAGCGCTTTACGGAACAGCAAATCATCGGGTTTCTGAAGGAAGCCGAGGCCGGTATGCCGGTCAAGGAACTGTGCAGGAAGCATGGGTTCAGTGACGCGTCGTTCTACACCTGGCGCGCGAAGTTCGGCGGCATGGAAGTCTCGGAAGCCCGCCGGCTCAAGGGCCTCGAGGTGGAGAATGCCCGACTGAAGAAACTGCTGGCCGAAGCAATGCTCGATATGGAAGCGTTGAAGGTTGTCGTCAAGGGAAAGC CCCTGAGCCCGCAAGCCAAACGCGAAGCAGTGTTGGCGATTCGGGAGAAGGTCAACATCTCCGAGCGCCGCGCCTGCCGGCTTGTCGGGCTTTCTCGCAGCGTGCTGCATTACGACGCGAAGCCGGACCACGAGAATGAGGTGCTCGCGGCGCGTCTGGTGAAGTTGGCGCACGAACGTCGTCGATTCGGCTACCGCCGACTGCACGCCCTGGTGGAACGCGAAGGCACGCACGCCAATCACAAGCGCATCTATCGCCTGTACCGTGAGGCAGGGCTGGCTGTGCGGCGCCGTCGCAAGCGCCACGGCGTCATGATTGAGCGCGAGCAACTGGCATTGCCGGGCGCACCCAACGAGGTATGGTCAATCGATTTCGTGATGGATGCGCTTTCCAACGGCCGGCGCGTGAAGTGCCTGACCGTCGTCGACGATTTCACGAAAGAGGCTGTCGACATCGTCGTCGACCATGGCATCTCAGGTTTGTATGTCGCTCGGGCATTGGACCGTGCAGCTCGCTTCCGTGGCTATCCCAAGGCGGTGCGAACAGACCAGGGACCCGAATTTACGAGCCGCGCGCTTGACCAGTGGGCGTATGCGAACGGCGTCACGCTGAAGTTGATTCAGGCGGGCAAGCCCACGCAGAATGCGTACATCGAATCGTTCAACGGCAAGTTCCGCGACGAATGCCTTAACGAGCACTGGTTCACGACGCTCGCGCACGCTCGGGCAGTCATCGCGGCATGGCGTCAGGACTACAACGAGCAAAGGCCGCACAGCGCACTGAACTACCTTGCGCCGTCAGAGTTTGCGGCGAAACATCGGGCAACCGCGGACGCTCCTGCCGCTTTCCAGGAGTTGGTTTAA
- a CDS encoding porin gives MDKRLSALCGLGLASAGACAQTSVTLYGVADAYVEYATNQADAKGEPAALARMGSGGKSGSRWGIKGTEVLGGGWRAAFRLESGVNLNNGAGTGAVGFDRSAWVGLEHPRWGALRFGRQYTTMFDIMEHYSPTGAYSTLYEPDGAIVGISFRENNVVKYLATAGPLTFEAHYAFSNEPGAFQASAAHGAGFEYTGGALSFAFAYDDVHTPQAGGFAYLRRYAAAAMLTVEATQLIAGAAHGQGNVATPSVVTRYTFWWIGVRQAITPVVQLIGALYAERVRAQNPASPPAARHASGTPQQATLQLNYFVSKTTTLYAATGYARHAALDFDNYNYGFLHYSLAGARAGSAGVAVGVRKLF, from the coding sequence ATGGACAAACGACTGTCCGCGCTTTGCGGACTGGGCCTCGCCTCGGCCGGCGCATGCGCGCAAACGAGCGTGACGCTTTACGGCGTCGCGGACGCGTACGTCGAGTACGCGACGAACCAGGCGGACGCGAAAGGCGAGCCCGCCGCGCTCGCGCGAATGGGCTCGGGCGGCAAGAGCGGCTCACGCTGGGGAATCAAGGGCACCGAAGTGCTCGGCGGCGGCTGGCGCGCCGCGTTCCGGCTCGAGAGCGGCGTCAACCTGAACAACGGCGCCGGCACGGGCGCGGTCGGCTTCGACCGCTCCGCGTGGGTCGGGCTCGAGCATCCGCGCTGGGGCGCGCTGCGCTTCGGTCGCCAATACACGACGATGTTCGACATCATGGAGCACTACTCGCCGACGGGCGCGTATTCGACGCTGTACGAACCGGACGGCGCGATCGTCGGCATCAGCTTTCGCGAGAACAACGTCGTCAAATATCTGGCGACGGCCGGCCCGCTCACGTTCGAAGCGCACTACGCGTTCAGCAACGAACCGGGCGCGTTCCAGGCGAGCGCCGCGCACGGCGCGGGCTTCGAGTACACGGGCGGCGCGCTGTCGTTCGCGTTCGCATACGACGACGTGCACACGCCGCAAGCCGGCGGCTTCGCGTACTTGCGCCGCTACGCGGCCGCCGCGATGCTGACCGTCGAGGCGACGCAACTGATCGCGGGCGCCGCGCACGGGCAAGGCAACGTCGCGACGCCATCGGTCGTCACGCGCTACACGTTCTGGTGGATCGGCGTGCGTCAGGCGATCACACCCGTCGTTCAACTGATCGGCGCGCTGTATGCGGAGCGCGTGCGCGCGCAAAACCCGGCGAGCCCGCCCGCCGCGCGACATGCGTCGGGCACGCCGCAGCAGGCGACGCTGCAGTTGAACTACTTCGTCTCGAAAACCACGACGCTGTACGCGGCAACCGGTTACGCGCGCCACGCGGCGCTCGATTTCGACAACTATAACTACGGCTTCCTCCACTACTCGCTCGCCGGCGCGCGCGCCGGCAGCGCGGGCGTCGCCGTCGGCGTGCGCAAGTTGTTCTGA
- a CDS encoding porin produces MAGGFANDRLYGAALQYQRGGLTVGASYPKMNRARSADAAGAVTGDNTFDASSQQNVGIGATYAFSKALIGFAYSHVDVYDPTSNAYFTGTTRPAGGHWQSWKFDHFEINGRYRVTPAFYAGAAYTYTQARVDSTAGAFHPKWRPLSTKLDYDLSKRSSGFAEGVYQHAQHAMNARTGTDFDHAYIPGAANIASGPNQYVVRPALPHPF; encoded by the coding sequence ATGGCGGGCGGCTTCGCGAACGATCGCCTCTACGGCGCGGCGCTCCAATACCAGCGCGGTGGCCTGACGGTCGGCGCGTCGTACCCGAAGATGAACCGCGCGCGCAGCGCGGATGCCGCGGGCGCCGTCACGGGCGACAACACGTTCGACGCATCGTCGCAGCAGAACGTCGGCATCGGCGCGACCTACGCATTCTCGAAGGCGCTGATCGGCTTCGCGTATTCGCACGTCGACGTCTACGATCCCACCTCGAACGCATACTTCACCGGCACGACGCGGCCCGCGGGCGGGCACTGGCAATCGTGGAAGTTCGACCACTTCGAGATCAACGGCCGCTATCGCGTGACGCCCGCGTTCTACGCCGGCGCCGCGTACACGTATACGCAGGCGCGCGTCGATTCGACGGCCGGCGCATTCCATCCGAAGTGGCGCCCACTGAGCACGAAGCTCGACTACGATCTGTCGAAGCGCTCGTCGGGGTTCGCCGAAGGCGTCTACCAGCACGCGCAGCACGCGATGAATGCGCGCACGGGCACCGATTTCGACCATGCGTACATCCCGGGCGCGGCGAATATCGCGTCGGGACCGAACCAGTACGTCGTGCGGCCCGCGCTGCCGCACCCGTTCTGA
- the dbpA gene encoding ATP-dependent RNA helicase DbpA, whose translation MTYPPTATPFSALALTPATLANLAQLGYTDMTPIQAASLPIALAGHDLIAQAKTGSGKTAAFSLALLARLDARRFDVQALVLCPTRELADQVAQEIRRLARAEENVKVLTLCGGTPMRPQTQSLEHGAHIIVGTPGRIMDHLDRGHLTLDALNTLVLDEADRMLDMGFFDDIAKVARQCPPTRQTLLFSATYPDGIAKLSQQFLRHPKRVKLEERHDDSKIRQRFYEVTEDERLHAVGLLLNHYRPVSTIAFCNTKQQCRDLLDVLHAQGFHALALHGELEQRERDQVLIRFANRSCSVLVATDVAARGLDIAQLEAVINVDVTPDPEVYVHRIGRTGRADQDGWALSLASMNEMGRVGGIEQALAREVKWHPLAELKAGGDAPLLPPMETLQILGGRKDKIRPGDVLGALTGDAGFSGAQIGKINVTEFSTYVAVERGIARDALRKLNAGKIKGKRVKVRLMDE comes from the coding sequence ATGACCTACCCCCCCACCGCCACGCCGTTCAGCGCGCTGGCGCTGACGCCCGCGACGCTCGCGAATCTCGCGCAGCTCGGCTACACCGACATGACGCCGATCCAGGCCGCGAGCCTGCCGATCGCGCTCGCCGGCCACGACCTGATCGCGCAGGCGAAAACCGGCAGCGGCAAGACGGCCGCGTTCTCGCTCGCGCTGCTCGCACGCCTCGACGCGCGCCGCTTCGACGTGCAGGCGCTGGTGCTGTGCCCGACGCGCGAACTGGCCGACCAGGTCGCGCAGGAAATCCGCCGCCTCGCGCGCGCGGAGGAGAACGTCAAGGTGCTGACGCTGTGCGGCGGCACGCCGATGCGCCCTCAAACGCAGAGCCTCGAACACGGCGCGCACATCATCGTCGGCACGCCGGGGCGCATCATGGATCATCTGGACCGCGGCCATCTGACGCTCGACGCGCTGAACACGCTCGTGCTCGACGAAGCGGACCGGATGCTCGACATGGGTTTCTTCGACGACATCGCGAAGGTGGCGCGGCAATGCCCGCCGACGCGCCAGACGCTGCTGTTCTCCGCCACGTATCCGGACGGGATCGCGAAGCTCAGCCAGCAGTTCCTGCGCCATCCGAAGAGGGTGAAGCTCGAGGAACGCCACGACGACAGCAAGATCCGCCAGCGCTTCTACGAAGTGACCGAGGACGAGCGGCTGCATGCGGTCGGCCTGTTGCTGAACCACTATCGCCCGGTGAGCACGATCGCGTTCTGCAACACGAAGCAGCAATGCCGCGATCTGCTCGACGTGCTGCATGCGCAGGGTTTCCACGCGCTCGCGCTGCACGGCGAGCTCGAGCAGCGCGAGCGCGACCAGGTGCTGATCCGGTTCGCGAACCGCAGTTGCTCGGTGCTCGTCGCGACCGACGTCGCCGCGCGCGGCCTCGACATCGCGCAGCTCGAGGCGGTGATCAACGTCGACGTGACGCCCGACCCGGAAGTGTACGTGCACCGCATCGGCCGCACGGGCCGCGCCGACCAGGACGGCTGGGCGCTGAGCCTCGCGAGCATGAACGAGATGGGCCGCGTGGGCGGCATCGAGCAGGCGCTCGCGCGCGAAGTCAAATGGCATCCGCTCGCCGAATTGAAGGCCGGCGGCGACGCGCCGCTGCTGCCGCCGATGGAGACGCTGCAGATTCTCGGCGGCCGCAAGGACAAGATTCGCCCCGGCGACGTGCTGGGCGCGCTGACGGGCGACGCGGGCTTCAGCGGCGCGCAGATCGGCAAGATCAACGTGACCGAGTTCTCGACCTATGTGGCGGTGGAACGCGGCATCGCGCGCGACGCGCTGCGCAAGCTCAACGCGGGCAAGATCAAGGGCAAGCGGGTGAAGGTGCGGCTGATGGACGAATGA
- a CDS encoding LysR substrate-binding domain-containing protein: MKYHQLKAFVAVADEGSIRAAARRLNVSPAALTKAVKELELALGVSLVVRTARGVQLTRFGQQLQVRASLIVAEMQRARDDIEQAQGATTGAVAAAITPAAAVTILPDAFRAFRRRFPLARVSIVEGFPGVALPKLHDGSLDFAVSVVVPELLAAEFEHAQLYASRHVIVARNAHPLATATSLADLVDADWLMNPSPESSTQLMFNCFAEHGLPAPTRVVECPSYAIAHSLIQGSDLIASMPEQLLGVEWSRDRIAVLPIREALPAASVQVVTRRDSPLTPAAAMLVDCMRDAARRHGLR; the protein is encoded by the coding sequence ATGAAATATCATCAGTTGAAAGCGTTCGTCGCCGTGGCCGACGAAGGCAGCATCCGCGCGGCGGCGCGCCGGCTGAACGTATCGCCGGCCGCATTGACGAAGGCCGTGAAGGAACTCGAGCTCGCGCTCGGCGTATCGCTCGTCGTGCGCACCGCGCGCGGCGTGCAGCTCACCCGCTTCGGCCAGCAGTTGCAGGTGCGCGCGAGCCTGATCGTCGCCGAGATGCAGCGCGCGCGCGACGATATCGAGCAGGCGCAGGGCGCGACGACGGGCGCCGTTGCCGCCGCGATCACGCCGGCCGCCGCGGTGACGATCCTGCCGGATGCGTTTCGCGCGTTTCGCCGGCGGTTTCCGCTCGCGCGCGTGAGCATCGTCGAAGGGTTTCCCGGCGTCGCACTGCCGAAGCTGCACGACGGCTCGCTCGATTTCGCTGTGTCGGTGGTGGTGCCGGAGCTGCTCGCCGCGGAATTCGAGCACGCGCAGCTGTACGCGAGCCGGCACGTGATCGTCGCGCGCAACGCGCATCCGCTCGCGACGGCGACGTCGCTCGCCGATCTCGTCGATGCCGACTGGCTGATGAATCCGTCGCCCGAAAGTTCGACGCAACTGATGTTCAACTGTTTCGCCGAGCATGGCTTGCCGGCGCCGACGCGCGTCGTCGAGTGCCCGAGCTACGCGATCGCGCACAGCCTCATTCAGGGCTCCGATCTGATTGCGTCGATGCCCGAGCAACTGCTCGGCGTCGAATGGTCGCGCGACCGGATCGCCGTGCTGCCGATACGGGAGGCGCTGCCGGCCGCATCCGTGCAAGTGGTGACGCGCCGCGACAGCCCGCTGACGCCCGCTGCGGCGATGCTCGTCGATTGCATGCGCGACGCGGCGCGGCGGCATGGCTTGCGTTGA
- a CDS encoding M20 aminoacylase family protein gives MHSAPSEHPVIPGIAAIAPELIDVRRRIHAHPELAFEETLTSDLVAGLLAGWGYDVHRGLGKTGLVGVLREGQGTRTLGLRADMDALPIAEATGLPYASRRANKMHACGHDGHTAMLLCAARHLAATRRFSGTLNLIFQPAEENFGGAKAMMDDGLFERFPCDAIFAIHNMPGRAAGDMAFRTGAAMASSDRVTITLRGVGGHGAMPHFARDPMSAAGSIIVALQTIVAREIDAQQSAVITVGSVQAGETFNVIPETVVMKLSVRALNADVRALLAQRIEALAKGQAQSFGIEADVQYDYGYPVLVNHDEPTAFAIDVARRMLGEARVEAQTAPLMGSEDFAYMLEARPGCYAFIGNGVGSKGGCMVHNPGYDFNDDILAIGASYWVRLAEAWLAA, from the coding sequence ATGCATTCCGCCCCGTCCGAACACCCCGTCATCCCCGGCATCGCCGCGATCGCACCCGAGCTGATCGACGTGCGCCGCCGCATTCACGCGCACCCCGAACTCGCATTCGAGGAGACGCTCACGAGCGATCTCGTCGCCGGGCTGCTCGCCGGCTGGGGCTACGACGTGCATCGCGGGCTCGGCAAGACGGGCCTCGTCGGCGTGCTGCGCGAAGGTCAAGGCACGCGCACGCTCGGCCTGCGCGCGGACATGGACGCGCTGCCGATCGCCGAGGCAACGGGCCTGCCGTATGCGAGCCGCCGCGCGAACAAGATGCATGCGTGCGGGCACGACGGCCACACCGCGATGCTGCTGTGCGCGGCGCGCCATCTCGCCGCGACGCGCCGGTTCTCGGGCACGCTGAACCTCATCTTCCAGCCCGCCGAGGAAAACTTCGGCGGCGCGAAGGCGATGATGGACGACGGCCTGTTCGAGCGCTTTCCCTGCGACGCGATCTTCGCGATCCACAACATGCCCGGCCGCGCGGCGGGCGACATGGCGTTCCGCACGGGCGCCGCGATGGCTTCGTCCGATCGCGTGACGATCACGCTGCGCGGCGTCGGCGGGCACGGCGCGATGCCGCATTTCGCGCGCGATCCGATGTCGGCGGCGGGCAGCATCATCGTCGCGCTGCAAACGATCGTCGCGCGCGAAATCGACGCGCAGCAATCGGCCGTGATCACCGTCGGCAGCGTGCAGGCCGGCGAGACGTTCAACGTGATTCCCGAGACCGTCGTGATGAAGCTGTCGGTGCGCGCGCTGAACGCCGACGTGCGCGCGCTGCTCGCGCAGCGCATCGAGGCGCTCGCGAAAGGCCAGGCGCAGAGCTTCGGCATCGAGGCGGACGTTCAGTATGACTACGGTTATCCGGTGCTCGTCAATCACGACGAGCCGACCGCGTTCGCGATCGACGTCGCGCGCCGGATGCTCGGCGAGGCGCGCGTCGAAGCGCAAACCGCGCCGCTGATGGGCAGCGAGGATTTCGCGTACATGCTCGAGGCGCGCCCCGGCTGCTATGCGTTCATCGGCAACGGCGTCGGCAGCAAGGGCGGCTGCATGGTCCACAACCCCGGCTACGACTTCAACGACGACATCCTCGCGATCGGCGCGAGCTATTGGGTGCGGCTTGCCGAAGCATGGCTCGCCGCCTGA
- a CDS encoding MmgE/PrpD family protein: MNRRHFLAAAVAASLPLAATLAPRGARAQPNATQAAAPTLARQLAEYAAGLRYEDLDSATIDIVKSHLIDALGCALAALDEPPVRIARDAARSAGGGGGPSTIIGTAERTSPDLATFATGTALRYFDFNDAYAGREIGHPSDNIAACVAVAEAQHASGRELILSIALAYEIACRLMDAAAISPRGWDHTCYSLPAAALAAGKLMRMPVEALTQAVNLSLNSHLALNQTRVQQLSNWKALADADAARNAVFSTQLARAGLTGPSPIFEGEAGFFRQVSGPFELETSRFGGRGEPFRIARCFVKYYPAQGFTQTAIPAALDVASQAGDLSRIRRIDVHTTRVGYVTAGSEPEKWKPSTRETADHSLPYIVARAMLDGDIRTTSFSDAALRDPVLHALIAKIRVEEDPALTAGYPARAANRVTAHCRDGAVYAKQVDDLPGSPTRPMRREDFEAKFVKNGGARLSEQRMRAALDRLWRLDELQDVAALPPLFVAG; the protein is encoded by the coding sequence ATGAATCGACGCCATTTCCTCGCCGCCGCCGTCGCGGCGAGCCTGCCGCTCGCCGCGACGCTCGCGCCGCGCGGCGCGCGCGCACAGCCGAACGCAACGCAGGCCGCCGCGCCCACGCTCGCGCGCCAACTCGCCGAATACGCGGCGGGGCTGCGCTACGAGGATCTCGACTCGGCGACGATCGACATCGTCAAATCGCATCTGATCGACGCGCTCGGTTGCGCGCTCGCCGCGCTCGACGAGCCGCCCGTGCGCATCGCGCGCGACGCGGCGCGCAGCGCCGGCGGCGGCGGCGGACCGTCGACGATCATCGGAACGGCCGAGCGAACGAGCCCCGATCTCGCGACGTTCGCCACGGGCACCGCGCTGCGCTACTTCGATTTCAACGACGCATACGCGGGCCGCGAAATCGGCCATCCGAGCGACAACATCGCCGCGTGCGTCGCGGTGGCCGAGGCGCAGCATGCGAGCGGCCGCGAGCTGATCCTGTCGATCGCGCTCGCCTACGAGATCGCATGCCGGCTGATGGACGCGGCCGCGATCAGCCCGCGCGGCTGGGACCACACGTGCTACTCGCTGCCCGCCGCCGCGCTCGCGGCGGGCAAGCTGATGCGCATGCCGGTCGAAGCGCTCACGCAGGCCGTGAACCTGTCGCTCAACAGCCATCTCGCGCTGAACCAGACGCGCGTGCAGCAGCTATCGAACTGGAAGGCGCTCGCCGACGCGGACGCCGCGCGCAACGCGGTGTTCTCGACGCAGCTCGCCCGTGCGGGGCTCACCGGGCCGTCGCCGATCTTCGAGGGCGAGGCGGGCTTCTTCCGCCAGGTATCGGGGCCGTTCGAGCTCGAGACGAGCCGTTTCGGCGGGCGCGGCGAGCCGTTCAGGATCGCGCGCTGCTTCGTCAAATACTACCCGGCGCAAGGCTTCACGCAGACCGCGATTCCGGCCGCGCTCGACGTCGCGTCGCAAGCGGGCGACCTGAGCCGCATCCGCCGCATCGATGTGCACACGACGCGCGTCGGCTACGTAACGGCCGGCAGCGAGCCGGAGAAATGGAAGCCGTCGACGCGCGAAACGGCCGACCACAGCCTGCCGTACATCGTCGCGCGCGCGATGCTCGACGGCGACATCCGGACCACGAGCTTCTCGGACGCCGCGCTGCGCGATCCGGTGCTGCACGCGCTGATCGCGAAGATTCGCGTCGAAGAGGATCCGGCGCTGACGGCGGGCTACCCCGCGCGCGCGGCGAATCGCGTGACCGCGCATTGCCGCGACGGCGCGGTGTATGCGAAGCAGGTCGACGATCTGCCCGGCTCGCCGACGCGGCCGATGCGCCGTGAGGATTTCGAAGCGAAATTCGTGAAGAACGGCGGCGCGCGCCTGAGCGAGCAGCGCATGCGCGCGGCGCTCGACAGGTTGTGGCGGCTCGACGAGCTGCAGGATGTCGCCGCGCTGCCGCCGCTGTTCGTCGCGGGCTGA